In Defluviimonas aquaemixtae, the sequence CCGAGCGCGGTTCCGTTCACGCGACGCGCCCGCTTCCGAGCGCGATTTGTGAGAGTGCGTCGCAGGTCGCTCAACGCGAAAGCCGGGGGCCTGTCCGGTGTCCCGCGACAGGTCATGCCCAGAGCGCGGCGTCGCCGGACTTCCATCCAGTCCGGAGCGAAAACGAAAAAGCCACCGGGAATTCGCGCCCCGGTGGCTTCGGCAAGTGCTGTCCCGGGGGCCGAACCGGCCCCGGTCAGATGGTTATCGGCATACGCCCACGTCGTCGCAGAATACGCCGGCCGCGCCGCCGATGACCGCGCCGGTGACGGCGCTGTTGTCGGTCGCGTCCGCGAGGAGCGCGCCGGCAGCCGCGCCGGCCACGCCGCGCTCCGCGTCATTGTCGAGGCACCCGGCCAGAGCGCCGACGAGCGCCATTGCGACGAGAGTTTTAGTAAACCGCATACTGCTCTTCCTTCCACAGGGTTTGTTATGGCCGCGCAGTCTAGCGAAATGCACGGCGCGGAAAAGTGAAATCGGCGTGATTTTGAAGGCTCGGCGTTCCATTGCCGAACGGCGTGCGGGCGCGGTTCGGATGAGGCCGTATCGACAAAGAAAGGCGGCCTGACCCATGAGGGGCCAGGCCATAGAGAAGGGGAAGGGTAACGGTTTTGACAAATCGGGGCGCAATGCTTGCTGTAGGGTGACGCCCCACACTCACCATGCGGGGAGGGGGTCGCAGGCGCAAACCCAAAGTTTCCAAGGTGGAAACGATCGGCAGAATTGCGCCCAAACACGTCCAGATTGCGCAAGAACATGCCTATTCCCCGTCCTCGAACGCCTCGGGGAACGCCGCCCGGGCCCTGGCCAAGTCGATTTTCAGACGCGATTCATAGCTTTCGGGGTCGAAGTCCTCGTCGACGGGAATCACTTCCCTGCCAAACAGCCACGACAACCGCCCGGCATCGAGATTGCCGCGCTCGAACGCTTCTTCGCCGAAGTGGTCCCATAGTGCGGCCATGAAGGCCAGGTCGGCGCGCCGGTCGGCCGGCGAGCGGTCACGATAGCGCTCGCGCGCGACGATTCTGGTCACCCCCTTGGGGTTCGCGCGGCGGATGGTGAACTGAAAGTCGGTGCCGGGAAGGCGGCCTGGAAAACCGCGATGCTTCAGCATGGCGCGGCTCCCGTCCCAGGGCGCAGCGCGCGCGGTGCGGCCGGTCCGCCATGGCGGACCGGCCGGCGAACCTTACTTGTACTTGCCGGTGAAGACAGGTTCAGCGGTGACGGGTTCTTCGACGTACACCGTTTCCTGTTTCGGGGCACAGGCCGCCACAAATGCGACCATAACGCACGCGAAAAGTGCTTTAGACATGACACGCTCCTGCTCAGAAAGGCGGACGCGCGGTTCTCCGCGATTTCCCGCCGGGTTGTTTCTGCAGCGGCCGTGAGATCGCCGCCACGCGCCATCATAGCGGATGGCCCGCCGCCGTCCCATGTCGGCCCCTGCAAGTTTGGAAGCTGTGGCGGGCGGGCATCACCTCTGCACCAAGAATCGCCGGGACCGGCAAGATACTGTGGACGCATCACAATGCCTCCCAGATGCAGGTCCCATCCTCGACGCGATAGGCTTCAAAGAACTGGGTCGCCTCGGGGTCGGGCTCGCCGAAGGGCACGACCCGATCCATGAACGAGATCACGATCTGTTCGGGGCGCGGGCCGGTCCCGGGCAGCCGCGGAAGGGCGTAGATTTCGCACAGATGTGCCATGTCCTCCTGTGCAGCCTCTGCGCTCACCGTGCTCCTCTCGCGCGCGATGCCCGGCGCGAGAAAGCGGAAACGGATCGTCAGTCCCTGGGGCCCGGGAGCGTCGTTGACGGTGTCGACGAAGCTCACCGCCTGACCCGACGGCACGGTGATTATGTCGGCAATTGCAACCGGCACAGCCGCCTCCTGTTTGCCCAGCACGAGCCAGAGCACGATCCCGATCACCCCCGCGATTGCCAGAGCCCAGCGGATCATCGTTCCGCGCGGCCCGTATCGTTGCGCCTCAGCATGGCGTCTCCACCTGTCGCCCCGCCTCAGAGCGGGATGTTGTCGTGTTTCTTCCAGGGATTGCTAAGCTTCTTCGTCCGCAAGGACGCGAATGCCCGCGCTACGCGCTTGCGCGTCGAATGCGGCATGATCACCTCGTCGATAAAGCCCTTTTCGGCAGCGACAAAGGGATTGGCAAAGCGGCCCTCGTAATCCTTCGTGCGCGCCGCGATCTTGTCCTTGTCGCCCAGTTCGCTGCGATAGAGGATCTCGACCGCGCCCTTGGCACCCATCACCGCGATCTCGGCCGTAGGCCAGGCATAGTTGAAATCGCCGCGCAGATGCTTTGACGCCATGACGTCGTAGGCGCCTCCGTAAGCCTTTCGGGTAATGACGGTGACCTTCGGCACCGTCGCCT encodes:
- a CDS encoding DUF6497 family protein — encoded protein: MIRWALAIAGVIGIVLWLVLGKQEAAVPVAIADIITVPSGQAVSFVDTVNDAPGPQGLTIRFRFLAPGIARERSTVSAEAAQEDMAHLCEIYALPRLPGTGPRPEQIVISFMDRVVPFGEPDPEATQFFEAYRVEDGTCIWEAL